The window GAAATACGATCTCATTACAGATGTCCATGTCACGCCCGGAAATGTCCATGATTCCGTGCTGTATTTGTCGCGTCTGGACCGACAACAGAAACGTTTTGGATTCCAAGTAGAAGCCATTGCGCTAGATTCAGGGTATTTAACAACGCCGATTTGCCGAGGCTTGCAAAGCCGAAACATATTTGCCGTTATTGCTCTCCGGAGATTACATTCTAAGCAAGGACTGTTTCCGAAATGGAAGTTTACTTTTGACGCTGAGCAAGTGCTCTTCGTCTGTCCGGCCGGCCAAGAATTGAAGTACCGGACGACGGACCGCAAAGGCTACCAGCAGTATGCGTCAGATCCGGAGCAATATAAAAATTGTCCGTTTTTAACCGAGTGTACGCAGTCCAAAAACCACCAGAAAGTGGTGACCCTCATGTCTGGGAGGACAGCAAGGATTGGGTGCGGAACAACTGGCTTAGCAAGTCAGGCAAGCAGTTGTACCGCAAACGAAAAGAAACGATTGAGCGAAGCTTCGCGGATACTATAGAGCTCCATGGGTTTCGCTATTGCCGATTGCGCAGGCTGCCGAATGTCAGGGAACAGGCACTGATGACAGCAGCTGTACAGAACATGAAGAAGATGGCGATTCACCTGGATCG of the Paenibacillus sonchi genome contains:
- a CDS encoding transposase, which produces MRNNWLSKSGKQLYRKRKETIERSFADTIELHGFRYCRLRRLPNVREQALMTAAVQNMKKMAIHLDRGKHGGNPLVFPFAGSH